In Spodoptera frugiperda isolate SF20-4 chromosome 31, AGI-APGP_CSIRO_Sfru_2.0, whole genome shotgun sequence, the genomic window ATGAGGCTCACAGCGTGGGCCCTACGCCTGCCGTGCCTACCCTGCCCCCGTACACGCCGAGCGCAGAGTACGTGCCCACCATACACCCCGCCTACGCGCCACCAGTTCTCGGCTCACAACAATACTTCCCCTTCGATGACCTCTCAGTACTTCCACCTCCTCCTCCATACACCCCTTGAGTCTCTAAAACTTATCCAGTTTTCTTCTCAAATCTCCCAAATATTGATGTATTTTTAGTTGTAATCtacagtatttattattttaattattacagcTTAATAAGTCCAACGCTGAAGGCTAGATAATTAAGGCTTGTGAATGAGACATTTGACACATCTTTGATGAAAGTCAGATAAGAAAGGAAGTAATCTCAAGTTTTCTGTTAACACACAGTGAACAACTTGCGTTTTCTGCAGATAATGAATGAATTCTTcgtattttgtgtttttatgttacATGTGATGAATGTTTTATAGGGCTGAGTTAAATTAATGcatattaataagtaactttaATTTAATCTAATGAAACTCAAAAACGCCTAAAATATTAATGGAATTATtggtttatgtatgtatatattgtgGTTGTGAGTTAATTAATGACTACTGTTCACTTCTAACATGTGATTTGCCATTTTAGTGCCTATTCATGTCGTGTTTCTCGAAATGCTTTAAGATAAAGTAATTGAAgttctgtttattatttatgccTAAATAGGTGGTTATTTTGTAGGTTTAAGGATCGAGTAGCACTATTCGTAACAGATAAATACATAGTAGTCTGTTGAGCGATAGAAGAAGAAATTGTTAAATACCAAGATTCTTCTATGTATATctcttacataaatatacagATTACGAAATgccaaatgaaataaatatacatattgttAAATCCCCaatgtatacctacctatttataataagatattataatcttatcattattttaagattatctTCACAATACTATTGGCACATGCTTTAATTCatcatttttaatgaattcaACACTAGAAGTATTAGAACACTACTAAACTTAACCTCATTTTGTCACTAATTTGATCTTTATTGCTCTCTTGACGCTTGTGCTATAAAGAAAAACGATGTTTctcaataattttgttgtttcatgTGTACATGTCTAATCTACTTAACCTTTTCCAATATAAAATGAAAGCAATCCATCACTAAATGCCTTTAATGTTATAGAAATGGTATTAAACCATTGTACTTTAGTAAAGAAATACTGTTAAATTAGATGATATTATACTAATGAAATTAATGTGTTGCGAGAATTTAACAACAGACTAAAGCCACAACTGTTATCTAAGGGCAATGAGTCCAAtgtaattattgtaacaaacatattataacatGAGAGATCTGTTTcattaaaagaaacaataaaatgagCTTTTTAGAATCTAGAAGTAACAATTTGTGGTTTTGGAACATAAGGAAAATGAACtagaaaaatgtacctaaattaaaatctatgtaTGAATAATAGATTAGTACTGGTAGCACCCCCTGTATAATATTCATGTTACCAAAAATATAGGcatgttattagttttattgtttgttaatgTATAGACTCCTTATAGAAGTAAGAATAGTTATTCCCGGTATATCAACTGggaagtttatttttacattaaaacaagagtaaaattttatttttgtgtaagaCCAATATGCAATACATatctacaaaagaaaaaatcgGGTTTTTATTTGTAGCATCCttttactacataataatatacacatacattttacataacGATTATTAcagatgtaataaaaaaattaaatatacaaattacacACAAACAAAGTACATAATACAACCTAAACTTGAATTATTGTActtttgcaccagagatgtgctacttAGCTTTGCTACTAAGGTtaatagctaaactgtaaaactatgtgaccgtttccactgatactatgcGATGTAGCTGTACTATAAAGATTGCAACACTTAGTAGCTGTATGAGGAGGGTTTAAGTAtgagatgtatcgatagtagggatgcaatccatagcatgcatcattccatataaaaaacacagTGTAGCTAAGTCCGATTCCACTAATCtttagctatgtgtaccaatgaatatgattggtggaagccaaatgcatcacACCAatgtagtatagcacatctctggttcaaaataaccgcttttacaaatcaaataaaaaaaataccacaacaTGAAAAGGCTCTTCTACcatgacaaaaaatatacatcatATACATGAcactaataaaaaagtaaacaaatcttAATGTTTTGctgtaaaacataataattattttgctttaaTTCACCTCCATTCATTAATGATCTTGTCATGTATGTCATGGTTCAACATTATTACTACAAATactgttataaaaacaaaagtaatgaaaaaatatttaatttaatgatgaGGAATCACAATCTATGAATAGAGAACAAAGCAGCTTATACAATTCGTCCAGCATTGTATCAATTGCTTTATAACTAGTTAAAATACAATACCATGAGTTAGATTTGGATATACATATAATCTTATGCTTGAAaagctaattgatctaagcagAATTTTTtggtgatattaatttattttggaacCAAATTTTTCTCCATTGAATATGCAAAAAATGTCagttagatcaattagcctctcAACCATTGATATTATCTATAGGTGTCTAAATGGTCACGTAAGTTAAAATCTTAGCTTGAAAAGTCCATTATTTAACTATAAGTCCTTCAGCGCACTTAAATCAAAATGAGGTTGAACAACTGGTCTGTGTTGTGGTTCCTTTGCAATCGGCATCTTCTGGATAAACTCATTTGTCAAACCTTCATTTCCACTAATATTTGAAAAGTTTCGTTGTAATAAATCACTTTGAGTTGGAAGATTCAAATACTTGACTCTCTCTTTTTCCAGGTAACTCACTCTTTCTTTTAATGTCATATTTTCATCCTTAAGTACTTCAGCTTGCAACACCAATTGTTCTACAAGGGAATGTAAATTTTGATTCAATATCTGTAATTCTTCTATAACAGTTTCCTTTCCTTTTTCTATCTTCTTTCCATCCACTACATCCACTTTAGCAATTGCGTCTTTCAGATGGCCTTGTTCAGAATTTGGgttttttaattgatataacaaaGAATCAGCTTCATTTATTGTTCTATATATAGCAACTTGGACT contains:
- the LOC118276135 gene encoding nuclear receptor-binding factor 2 isoform X1, producing the protein MDLHPLNLAHQQHRRAEAHLINNRYDEAMQCHHNAAELLLDAMKSTTSSVALESITLQHSYHLKQKDLIKSKKEQYERVKKAMDHIKGLSKDPNYNILSNDSSKVQVAIYRTINEADSLLYQLKNPNSEQGHLKDAIAKVDVVDGKKIEKGKETVIEELQILNQNLHSLVEQLVLQAEVLKDENMTLKERVSYLEKERVKYLNLPTQSDLLQRNFSNISGNEGLTNEFIQKMPIAKEPQHRPVVQPHFDLSALKDL
- the LOC118276135 gene encoding nuclear receptor-binding factor 2 isoform X2; translated protein: MDLHPLNLAHQQHRRAEAHLINNRYDEAMQCHHNAAELLLDAMKSTTSSVALESITLQHSYHLKQKDLIKSKKEQYERVKKAMDHIKEQLVLQAEVLKDENMTLKERVSYLEKERVKYLNLPTQSDLLQRNFSNISGNEGLTNEFIQKMPIAKEPQHRPVVQPHFDLSALKDL